A window from Candidatus Methylomirabilota bacterium encodes these proteins:
- a CDS encoding ABC transporter ATP-binding protein, protein MTFLKITSVTKSYNGRSVLHDFSLEIEKGERLVILGPSGCGKTTVLRLLAGFIAPDSGSISIEGDLVAAEGKTVKGPEARNFGMVFQDLALWPHLSVSGNLEFGLRAKGIPSQDRKHRVQELLRLVEMEAYVNAKPAELSGGQQQRVALARALILRPQALLMDEPLSNLDEELNRRLRKEILRLQETLGFTLLFVTHDRQESAELATRIVVMRSGRIERILTERPDAEPKSGVAP, encoded by the coding sequence GTGACATTCCTCAAAATTACATCGGTAACTAAATCATATAACGGGCGGTCGGTACTGCACGATTTCTCGCTGGAGATCGAAAAAGGAGAACGTCTCGTCATCCTCGGTCCTTCCGGCTGCGGAAAGACTACGGTATTGAGGCTTCTTGCCGGGTTCATAGCTCCGGATTCAGGAAGCATCAGCATTGAAGGCGACCTTGTTGCGGCTGAAGGGAAAACGGTAAAAGGTCCTGAAGCGAGAAATTTCGGGATGGTATTTCAGGACCTTGCCCTTTGGCCGCATCTTTCGGTTAGCGGTAACCTGGAGTTTGGCCTTCGGGCCAAAGGAATTCCCTCCCAAGACCGGAAACATCGTGTTCAAGAATTGTTACGGCTCGTTGAGATGGAAGCGTACGTGAATGCGAAGCCGGCAGAGCTGTCTGGCGGCCAACAGCAGCGGGTCGCCCTGGCTCGCGCGCTCATTCTGCGGCCTCAGGCACTCCTGATGGACGAGCCGCTCTCCAATCTGGATGAAGAGCTAAACCGCAGGCTCCGAAAAGAGATTCTGCGTTTGCAGGAGACCTTGGGGTTCACGCTCCTTTTCGTCACTCATGACCGGCAGGAGAGCGCAGAACTTGCCACCCGGATTGTTGTTATGAGGTCTGGCCGAATCGAACGCATTCTCACTGAGCGTCCGGATGCTGAACCGAAATCCGGAGTAGCGCCATGA
- the pgeF gene encoding peptidoglycan editing factor PgeF, with protein MKILRLEVPHWQQFNGLVHGFLGRVGGRDRPSNAAFRLSCDDGDDPQAVRQNWCELKIALGLRDIDIITAKQVHGNVILPVSSETGKLAGIGDGLMTDAPNLCVGVMAADCVPLLFVEPVRKIAAAIHAGWRGTAEGIAPRAVALMKEAYRIDLAALHVAMGPSIGPCCYEVGPEVEAQIGANWRKELTNAWKPDGAKGRLDLRALNEAQLLGAGIPQMQINKIGPCTACYSRDFYSYRKEGKSGHQLSFIGWRGES; from the coding sequence ATGAAGATTCTTCGTCTGGAAGTCCCGCACTGGCAACAATTTAACGGCTTGGTCCACGGCTTTCTTGGCCGCGTCGGCGGCCGGGACCGGCCATCCAATGCCGCCTTTCGCCTTTCATGCGATGATGGAGACGATCCTCAAGCCGTTAGACAGAACTGGTGCGAGCTGAAGATAGCGCTTGGCCTGCGCGATATCGACATTATCACGGCCAAGCAGGTCCACGGCAATGTGATCCTGCCGGTCTCCAGCGAGACCGGCAAGCTGGCCGGGATCGGGGATGGGCTGATGACCGATGCGCCCAATCTCTGCGTAGGGGTGATGGCGGCCGATTGCGTCCCCCTCCTGTTCGTGGAGCCTGTTCGAAAGATTGCCGCTGCGATCCACGCCGGCTGGCGGGGAACGGCCGAAGGCATCGCCCCACGGGCGGTCGCGTTGATGAAAGAGGCCTACCGGATCGACCTCGCCGCGCTTCACGTGGCGATGGGACCGTCCATCGGCCCCTGCTGCTACGAGGTGGGACCTGAGGTCGAGGCGCAGATCGGTGCGAATTGGCGCAAGGAACTCACAAATGCCTGGAAGCCGGACGGCGCGAAAGGTCGCCTTGACCTGAGAGCGCTCAACGAGGCCCAGCTTCTCGGCGCAGGCATTCCTCAGATGCAGATCAACAAGATCGGTCCCTGCACGGCCTGCTACAGTAGGGATTTCTACTCATACCGGAAAGAGGGAAAGAGCGGCCACCAGTTGAGCTTCATCGGCTGGCGAGGGGAGAGCTGA
- a CDS encoding NUDIX domain-containing protein — translation MKQALLIVDHGSRREGSNDLLRQVATLMGERFGLSIVHYAHMELGEPTIQQGFDACVADGAEEVIIHPYFLSAGHHVAVGIPDLVRQAAGRHPGVTCRITQPLGVHPKIGEVILERVTESDGDDQVGTVQSELDVSGEGKRAHGHMHRTDDSFRYCPRCGMALKPRQLKPDGPELPACQSCSFIQYPDPKVAAGTLFTLDGGIVLVRRAISPAYGKWVFPGGFVDKGERVEAAAIRETKEEVNLDVEIDRLLNVYSYEDSGVVIVAYAARVVGGELAAKDEALDAKVFSPTRIPWEDLAFRSAHDAIKDYLAYYF, via the coding sequence ATGAAGCAAGCCCTTTTAATCGTTGATCATGGCAGCCGCCGCGAAGGATCAAACGATCTGCTCCGTCAGGTCGCCACCCTGATGGGGGAACGGTTCGGCCTGAGTATCGTCCACTACGCCCACATGGAGCTTGGCGAGCCGACCATCCAACAGGGGTTTGATGCCTGCGTTGCTGATGGGGCGGAGGAGGTGATTATCCATCCGTACTTTCTGAGTGCGGGGCATCACGTCGCCGTCGGCATTCCCGACCTGGTCAGGCAGGCGGCCGGTCGACACCCGGGCGTGACCTGCCGGATCACACAGCCGCTGGGTGTCCATCCAAAGATCGGCGAGGTGATCCTCGAACGGGTTACCGAATCCGATGGCGATGATCAGGTGGGGACAGTTCAATCGGAACTCGACGTATCGGGCGAGGGCAAGCGCGCGCATGGCCATATGCACCGCACGGACGACTCGTTCCGATATTGCCCGCGATGCGGGATGGCGCTCAAACCCAGGCAGCTGAAGCCAGACGGGCCAGAGCTGCCGGCCTGTCAGAGCTGCTCATTCATCCAGTATCCCGACCCAAAGGTGGCGGCAGGCACCCTGTTTACGCTTGACGGTGGGATCGTACTGGTCCGACGAGCGATCTCCCCGGCGTACGGCAAATGGGTCTTTCCCGGCGGCTTCGTCGATAAGGGCGAGCGGGTCGAGGCGGCGGCCATTCGCGAAACGAAAGAAGAGGTCAACCTCGATGTCGAGATCGACCGGCTTCTGAATGTCTACTCCTATGAAGACTCCGGGGTCGTGATCGTCGCCTACGCGGCGCGTGTCGTCGGTGGCGAGCTCGCCGCAAAGGACGAAGCGCTCGATGCGAAGGTCTTCTCCCCAACCAGGATTCCGTGGGAGGACCTGGCGTTCCGCAGTGCGCACGACGCCATCAAGGATTATCTTGCTTACTACTTCTGA
- a CDS encoding J domain-containing protein, whose product MPRVRDNSKDYYAILGVSSDVSEEELKKAYRRLALQHHPDKNPGDPRAGERFKAISEAYAVLMDQSKRSQYDAFRGTQAGAGGAAGGFRYSQEEIFRDLFSNPAMSSIFQEMNREFARAGIRFDDAFVRQVFFGSRGFVFGGVFMGAPIGVLRRRASRMAVDRRGDRSTVEGTLGQEALEEGRSQGLWSAIGRGLKAGCDLVKRRIFGASDSAEASPNLRYHLTVTAQEAASGTRKRVSFMRGDQIEELMVAIPPGIRSGTRLRLKGKGLEGENGMRGDLYLRVTIT is encoded by the coding sequence GTGCCTCGAGTGCGTGACAATAGTAAGGATTATTACGCGATCCTTGGCGTATCATCAGACGTTTCGGAAGAAGAACTGAAAAAGGCCTACCGGCGACTCGCGCTCCAGCATCACCCCGACAAGAATCCGGGAGATCCCAGGGCGGGGGAGCGGTTCAAAGCGATCAGCGAGGCGTATGCCGTTCTGATGGATCAGAGCAAGCGGAGCCAGTACGATGCCTTCCGCGGGACCCAAGCCGGGGCGGGCGGCGCCGCGGGCGGATTCCGGTACTCCCAGGAAGAGATTTTCCGGGATCTCTTTTCTAATCCTGCCATGTCATCGATCTTTCAGGAGATGAACCGTGAATTCGCCAGGGCCGGTATCCGCTTCGATGACGCTTTCGTGCGCCAGGTCTTCTTCGGTAGCCGCGGATTCGTCTTCGGCGGTGTCTTTATGGGTGCGCCGATCGGGGTGCTCAGACGACGCGCCTCTCGCATGGCGGTCGATCGCCGAGGAGACAGGTCAACGGTTGAAGGGACCCTGGGCCAAGAGGCATTGGAAGAGGGCCGCTCACAGGGCCTCTGGTCAGCGATCGGCCGAGGGCTCAAGGCCGGCTGTGACCTGGTGAAACGGAGAATATTCGGAGCGTCGGATTCTGCTGAGGCTAGTCCGAATCTCCGGTATCATCTGACCGTTACCGCTCAGGAGGCCGCGTCCGGCACGCGCAAGCGCGTCAGCTTCATGCGGGGCGACCAGATCGAGGAGCTGATGGTGGCAATCCCTCCCGGCATCCGATCCGGGACCAGGCTGCGGTTGAAAGGCAAAGGGCTTGAGGGTGAGAATGGGATGCGCGGGGACCTCTATTTGCGGGTGACAATTACATAG
- a CDS encoding nitrate- and nitrite sensing domain-containing protein: MTIRARLLLGFGLVCLALVAAPLTIYMVQSSRALQSARLKYAGIAPSKALLRMVQLQQQHRGLSAGVLGGNMTMEVQRVAKQAETDKAVEAFGAIVQSDIHDPALVADWRRVADSWRGLASGVSSRSISGEESFTKHTALVDEDLKLLDLMLDYFGLSYDPTGRDYHLTMALLVHMPTLTEFLGQARARGMLLLAQKRITLADRTALISLISNVERQHEYMKRELGKAVALNPQMKSDLGHIAQGSMLLARMAIDLARTQVVEVEAPSYSPTDYLALFTQAIDGQFALLDRAMVDLEGGLEARIAALRGGQMMTIGFMAAVIAFAVWLGAVFVRAIRQDMAALQQSEEAQRRHAGELEATVEERTRELRVANAQLEAASRHKSEFLTHMSHELRTPLNAILGFSELLRNPTIGPLNEQQARHLTHIQTGGKHLLAITNDLLDLAKVEAGKLELYPEPFVLDEALMAALAGVRPMADHKRLSLTLHAETATTPFTADPVRFKQIMYNLLSNAIKFTPEGGQVTVTARMASDAGHQEAGSRRQEAEKQDGDPQPTGDFLEIAVTDTGIGMTAENLIKLFQPFTQLDPALAKQYHGTGLGLVLTKQLIELHNGRIWATSEGKGRGSSFTIRFPLVPRSSPGMDGKRL, from the coding sequence ATGACAATACGAGCCAGGTTACTGCTCGGATTTGGACTGGTGTGCCTTGCCCTGGTGGCGGCGCCGCTTACCATCTATATGGTGCAAAGCAGCAGAGCGCTCCAATCCGCGCGCCTGAAGTACGCTGGAATTGCGCCGTCGAAGGCGCTACTGAGGATGGTGCAGTTGCAGCAACAGCATCGTGGACTCTCAGCCGGCGTTCTGGGCGGGAACATGACGATGGAGGTGCAGCGCGTCGCCAAGCAAGCTGAAACTGACAAGGCGGTCGAGGCATTTGGTGCGATTGTACAGTCCGACATCCATGATCCCGCGTTGGTCGCCGACTGGCGCCGGGTGGCCGACTCCTGGAGGGGGCTTGCGAGCGGCGTGTCCTCGCGCTCGATCTCCGGTGAGGAGAGTTTTACCAAACACACGGCGCTCGTCGACGAAGATCTGAAGCTGCTCGATCTCATGTTGGATTACTTCGGCCTATCGTACGACCCAACCGGCCGTGACTACCATCTGACCATGGCGCTGTTGGTGCATATGCCGACCCTCACCGAGTTCCTCGGCCAGGCGCGGGCGCGCGGCATGCTCCTGTTGGCGCAAAAGCGCATTACACTTGCGGACCGTACCGCGTTGATCAGTCTGATCAGCAATGTCGAGAGGCAACACGAGTACATGAAGCGCGAGTTAGGCAAGGCGGTGGCGCTAAACCCACAAATGAAATCCGATCTGGGCCATATCGCACAGGGAAGCATGTTGCTCGCGCGGATGGCGATAGATCTCGCCAGAACCCAGGTGGTAGAAGTCGAGGCGCCAAGCTATTCGCCGACCGATTACTTAGCGCTATTCACCCAGGCGATCGACGGTCAATTCGCGCTACTCGATAGAGCGATGGTCGACCTGGAAGGAGGGTTAGAGGCGCGCATTGCCGCGTTGCGAGGTGGACAGATGATGACGATCGGCTTCATGGCGGCGGTGATCGCGTTCGCGGTCTGGCTTGGGGCGGTGTTCGTCCGCGCGATCAGACAGGATATGGCCGCCCTGCAACAGAGCGAGGAGGCGCAGCGACGCCACGCCGGCGAGCTCGAAGCCACCGTCGAGGAGCGGACGAGAGAGCTACGTGTGGCCAATGCTCAGCTCGAAGCGGCGTCCCGCCATAAGTCCGAGTTCCTGACCCACATGTCACACGAACTGCGGACCCCCCTGAACGCGATCCTCGGCTTCTCGGAGCTCCTGCGAAACCCGACCATCGGGCCGCTCAATGAGCAGCAAGCCCGGCACCTTACCCACATCCAGACAGGCGGCAAGCACCTGCTAGCCATCACCAACGACCTCCTTGACCTCGCTAAAGTCGAGGCAGGTAAGCTTGAGCTGTACCCGGAGCCCTTCGTCCTCGATGAAGCACTCATGGCCGCCCTTGCCGGTGTCCGACCGATGGCCGACCACAAGCGCCTGAGCCTCACGCTGCACGCTGAAACCGCTACGACTCCCTTCACTGCCGACCCCGTCCGATTCAAACAGATTATGTACAACCTCCTCTCCAACGCCATCAAGTTCACCCCTGAAGGCGGCCAAGTTACGGTTACTGCACGGATGGCGTCAGACGCCGGACATCAAGAAGCAGGAAGCAGGAGGCAGGAGGCAGAAAAACAAGACGGGGATCCTCAACCCACAGGTGATTTCTTAGAAATCGCCGTGACCGATACCGGGATTGGGATGACGGCAGAGAATCTGATCAAGCTCTTTCAACCCTTTACCCAACTGGACCCCGCCCTTGCCAAGCAGTACCATGGGACCGGCCTCGGACTTGTGCTCACGAAGCAGCTCATTGAGCTACACAACGGCAGGATCTGGGCAACCTCGGAGGGCAAAGGTCGCGGGAGCAGTTTCACAATACGCTTCCCACTGGTGCCACGGTCGAGTCCGGGAATGGATGGTAAACGACTATGA
- a CDS encoding alpha/beta hydrolase has translation MRRLPIIKGNSRRGSGIGRSKGNNHAGTSACDSLPSHPRAATTRTAPVVMLTLFLAGGCVEGLENKFVFFPDKRIEATPSDRGLAYEEVYFKTTDGLRLNGWWIPGTGSPLTILWFHGNAGNISHRLDNIKLRHDLLGANIFIFDYREYGRSEGRASEEGTYRDGDSAIRYLRGRGDIDSTKIVFLGESLGSAVAVEMATRHGCAALILESPFLSIPEMAKVSFPLLPIGSFLQTKYDTLSKIGQIRAPLLIVHGENDEIVPFRHGRRLFEAAREPKAFYGIKGAHHNDLYLVGSQAYLATLNRFLSGVIGDTPS, from the coding sequence GTGAGACGCCTGCCCATCATCAAAGGCAACAGTCGACGAGGCAGTGGCATCGGACGCTCAAAAGGGAACAACCATGCTGGGACTTCAGCTTGCGATTCCCTTCCATCTCACCCGAGGGCCGCGACCACGCGAACGGCTCCGGTTGTGATGCTGACCCTGTTCCTCGCCGGAGGGTGCGTGGAGGGGCTGGAAAATAAGTTTGTCTTCTTCCCTGACAAGCGGATTGAAGCGACGCCGAGCGACCGGGGCCTGGCCTATGAGGAGGTCTACTTTAAGACAACGGATGGGTTGCGCCTCAACGGCTGGTGGATTCCCGGGACCGGGTCGCCTCTCACGATCCTCTGGTTCCACGGTAACGCCGGCAATATCAGCCACCGGCTGGATAACATCAAGCTTCGCCATGACCTGCTGGGAGCCAATATATTCATCTTCGACTACCGCGAATATGGCCGGAGCGAAGGCCGGGCGTCAGAGGAGGGAACCTATCGAGATGGTGATTCGGCGATTCGGTATCTGCGTGGCCGAGGGGACATAGACTCGACCAAAATCGTCTTCCTTGGCGAATCGCTCGGGAGCGCCGTGGCGGTAGAGATGGCGACTAGACATGGCTGCGCCGCCCTGATCCTGGAATCGCCCTTCCTGTCCATCCCGGAGATGGCGAAGGTGAGCTTCCCGCTCCTCCCGATCGGTTCGTTCCTTCAGACCAAGTACGACACCCTCTCGAAGATCGGGCAGATCAGGGCCCCTCTTCTGATCGTCCATGGTGAGAACGACGAAATCGTTCCGTTCCGGCATGGTCGACGCCTCTTTGAGGCCGCGAGAGAGCCGAAGGCGTTCTACGGCATCAAGGGCGCCCACCATAACGACCTCTACCTGGTCGGCAGTCAGGCCTATCTGGCTACGCTCAACCGTTTCCTCAGCGGGGTGATCGGAGACACACCCTCATAG
- the glnD gene encoding [protein-PII] uridylyltransferase gives MKRFQAIAKGRFAILRNRGANAASPAGDVPPASVECSALAGALQSILQGGHAANSLIPALRGFISDEQTRILHIHRSGGTGQAVVRSIATLTDAVVTTLFQLAETACDPDLKRRSDGCALVALGGYGRQEMNPASDVDLMFVYPRRADTYLDTILHPVLSTLWDVGFVVGHCCRSIDDCVRMARMDLTSCTSMMEARYLAGDPALYQAFSAKLGRSVLYKQADTLVKRKLQELHERHYRYGASIYVQEPHIKEGPGGLRDLHAALCIARITQRVGTPSELVQRRLLGQEERERWDHALDFMLRLRNELHYLYRGKNDVLSLSIQEQVAANLGFLDTARSYGVEQFMQRYYLAAKDISQLSAQLISRCTQGRSQVERVMRRLKARDIGDELTEIDRCIYVSPKNRGLFQDDPVRLLKVFWYAQQMGYTLSQEIQDQIRAETHLINEGVRRSSRALGFFLAILREPKGVAATLRSMHELGVLGAYIPEFAKLTRLVQFDFYHRYTVDEHTFLAIETLEHLDEVSRFYGEEFRSLASDAKRLEILRLALLLHDIGKGEGADHAPKSASLVEAILHRMSIPGPDADAVGFLVARHLEMSHIAQRLDLDDEAIVIDFAKKVQTLDRLKMLYLLTFADIKAVGPGVWTEWKGTLLWELYIKTHTVLIRGIPEGEDDLARAERVKSQLTQELSPEFGVEAVKRHLQEAPIRYLLMTPPHKVASHMRVIARVQRGEEASSQWAAFPLAGYSEFTVCAYGRHGRFAQVVGTLTANGMNILSAQIFTLSSGMVIRHFRVDNGSGVAIEDPAVWDRVIADLREVLGGRVAVHDLIKSRRKEVLVRPIQKGMEFPIKVEFDNLVSHAYTVLDIRTRDRLGLLYLITSTLSQLGVDIRSAKITTEAEQVVDVFYVTNKDGSKLTDEGRRAKIGVELERVLAEGFN, from the coding sequence ATGAAACGATTCCAAGCCATCGCGAAGGGCCGCTTCGCAATACTGCGAAACCGAGGGGCGAATGCCGCGAGCCCCGCCGGCGACGTGCCCCCGGCTTCCGTCGAGTGCTCAGCCCTGGCCGGTGCCCTGCAATCCATACTGCAAGGGGGTCATGCGGCCAATAGTCTGATTCCCGCCCTCAGAGGGTTCATCTCCGATGAGCAGACCCGGATTCTTCACATCCATCGGAGTGGGGGAACCGGGCAGGCGGTGGTTCGATCGATCGCCACACTCACGGACGCGGTGGTGACCACACTTTTTCAACTGGCGGAGACGGCCTGTGATCCGGATCTGAAGCGGCGCAGCGACGGGTGTGCGCTGGTTGCGCTGGGCGGCTATGGCCGGCAGGAGATGAATCCGGCCTCCGATGTGGATCTCATGTTTGTCTACCCCCGCAGGGCCGATACCTACCTGGACACGATCCTCCATCCGGTGTTGAGCACCCTCTGGGACGTCGGGTTTGTTGTGGGACATTGCTGCCGCTCCATCGATGACTGCGTACGAATGGCCCGGATGGACCTGACTTCCTGCACCTCAATGATGGAAGCCCGATACCTCGCCGGCGACCCGGCGCTCTATCAGGCGTTCAGTGCCAAGTTGGGACGGTCGGTCTTGTACAAGCAAGCCGATACCCTCGTCAAGCGAAAGCTTCAGGAATTGCATGAACGCCACTACCGTTACGGCGCGTCTATCTATGTGCAGGAGCCGCACATCAAGGAAGGTCCCGGCGGCCTGAGGGACCTTCACGCCGCCCTTTGCATCGCCCGGATCACCCAGCGGGTGGGTACGCCGTCCGAACTGGTGCAGAGAAGGCTCCTCGGTCAGGAGGAGCGCGAACGGTGGGACCATGCCCTGGATTTCATGCTCCGCCTGCGTAATGAACTCCATTACCTGTACCGGGGCAAGAACGATGTACTCTCGCTCTCTATACAAGAACAGGTGGCAGCCAACCTTGGGTTTCTGGACACGGCTCGCTCTTACGGCGTAGAACAGTTCATGCAGCGCTATTATCTGGCTGCAAAGGATATCTCGCAGTTGTCGGCGCAGTTGATCTCGCGCTGTACGCAAGGGAGGTCGCAGGTGGAGAGGGTGATGCGGAGGCTGAAGGCGCGCGATATCGGCGATGAGCTGACGGAGATCGATCGCTGCATCTACGTGTCGCCGAAGAATCGGGGCCTGTTTCAGGATGACCCCGTCCGGTTGCTGAAGGTGTTCTGGTACGCGCAGCAGATGGGATACACGTTGAGTCAGGAGATTCAGGATCAGATCAGAGCCGAGACGCATCTCATCAATGAGGGGGTGAGGCGTTCGAGCCGGGCCCTTGGCTTTTTCCTGGCCATCCTGCGAGAACCGAAGGGGGTAGCCGCCACGCTTAGGAGCATGCATGAACTTGGCGTGCTGGGAGCCTACATCCCGGAGTTCGCGAAGCTCACCCGCCTGGTCCAGTTCGATTTCTACCATCGGTACACCGTAGACGAACACACCTTTCTGGCTATCGAGACGCTCGAACATCTGGATGAGGTGTCACGATTTTACGGTGAAGAGTTTCGCTCGCTCGCATCGGATGCCAAGCGGCTCGAAATCCTTCGATTGGCGCTGCTGCTCCACGATATCGGCAAGGGGGAAGGGGCCGACCACGCGCCCAAGAGCGCCTCCCTGGTTGAAGCGATCCTTCACCGAATGAGCATCCCGGGGCCCGATGCCGATGCTGTCGGCTTCTTAGTGGCGCGTCATCTGGAGATGTCGCATATCGCCCAGCGCCTGGACCTCGACGATGAGGCCATCGTAATAGACTTTGCCAAGAAGGTGCAGACGCTCGATCGATTGAAAATGCTGTACCTGCTCACCTTCGCCGACATCAAGGCGGTCGGGCCCGGCGTCTGGACCGAGTGGAAAGGCACATTGCTGTGGGAGCTGTATATCAAGACCCATACCGTCCTCATCCGGGGTATCCCGGAGGGCGAGGACGACCTTGCCCGCGCCGAGCGGGTCAAATCGCAGCTTACCCAGGAACTATCACCGGAGTTCGGCGTGGAGGCGGTGAAACGGCACCTGCAGGAGGCCCCAATACGGTACCTGCTGATGACCCCGCCCCACAAGGTTGCGTCACACATGCGTGTAATTGCGCGCGTACAACGGGGTGAGGAGGCGTCCAGCCAATGGGCGGCATTCCCGTTGGCCGGCTACTCCGAGTTTACCGTGTGCGCGTATGGCCGTCACGGGCGATTTGCGCAGGTTGTGGGGACGCTCACCGCAAACGGGATGAACATCCTGAGCGCTCAGATTTTCACGCTGTCAAGCGGAATGGTCATCCGGCACTTCAGGGTCGATAACGGTAGCGGTGTGGCCATTGAAGACCCTGCCGTCTGGGACCGAGTGATTGCGGATCTGCGAGAGGTTCTCGGGGGCAGGGTCGCCGTCCATGATCTGATCAAGAGCCGCAGGAAAGAGGTCTTGGTTCGGCCGATCCAGAAGGGCATGGAATTCCCGATCAAGGTGGAATTTGACAATCTGGTCTCCCATGCATACACCGTCCTGGATATTCGGACACGGGACCGGTTGGGTCTTCTGTACCTCATCACCAGCACCCTGTCGCAGCTTGGGGTTGATATACGCTCCGCCAAGATCACGACCGAGGCCGAGCAGGTCGTCGATGTCTTCTATGTGACCAATAAGGACGGGAGCAAGCTGACCGATGAGGGGCGGAGGGCCAAGATCGGGGTCGAACTGGAGCGTGTACTTGCGGAGGGATTCAATTAA
- the aroE gene encoding shikimate dehydrogenase: MRGGGPRSGSNWSVYLRRDSINLQFTAAAKVFVLFGDPVAHSLSPVMQNAALQAAGIDGLYIPWRVKSVGLPIAFESLRAMDNFGGANVTIPHKEQAFALVDTLTPEAAAVGAVNSVVARDGRLLGANTDGPGFLRSLHEEAGFLPRGKPAVILGAGGAARAVAWSLAEAGAELVVVNRTVERAQSLAEFVHQAIGTPVIGLGLDDPRTPARVRNCALVVNTTSVGLIPSDPPPIDPSLLQPGALVYDLIYRPRETALLREAKRRGCQVLGGLGMLLYQGALAFELWTGQKPSEEAMRHALVAALA; the protein is encoded by the coding sequence ATGAGGGGCGGAGGGCCAAGATCGGGGTCGAACTGGAGCGTGTACTTGCGGAGGGATTCAATTAACCTGCAATTTACGGCTGCGGCGAAGGTGTTTGTCCTCTTCGGTGATCCTGTGGCGCATAGCCTGTCGCCGGTCATGCAGAATGCCGCGCTCCAGGCGGCCGGGATCGATGGTCTCTATATTCCGTGGCGGGTAAAATCCGTCGGTTTGCCGATCGCGTTCGAGTCGCTCCGCGCGATGGACAACTTCGGGGGCGCGAATGTCACGATTCCCCACAAGGAGCAGGCGTTCGCGCTGGTCGACACCCTGACACCAGAGGCCGCCGCAGTGGGCGCGGTCAATTCGGTCGTAGCGAGAGACGGACGTCTGCTCGGAGCCAATACCGACGGACCGGGGTTTCTCCGATCACTCCATGAGGAGGCGGGTTTTCTGCCGCGTGGGAAGCCTGCTGTTATCCTTGGGGCAGGCGGGGCGGCGCGGGCTGTAGCCTGGAGCCTTGCCGAAGCCGGCGCCGAATTAGTCGTCGTCAACCGGACCGTCGAGCGCGCGCAGTCGCTGGCTGAGTTCGTACACCAGGCAATCGGAACCCCGGTCATCGGACTGGGGCTTGATGATCCTCGGACGCCGGCCAGGGTGAGAAACTGTGCCCTGGTGGTGAATACCACATCAGTCGGACTTATCCCCTCAGATCCTCCACCGATCGACCCGAGCCTCCTTCAGCCAGGCGCATTGGTCTACGATCTGATCTACCGACCACGGGAGACCGCATTACTGCGAGAGGCGAAGAGACGGGGGTGTCAGGTCTTAGGCGGGCTGGGTATGTTGCTGTATCAGGGCGCCCTGGCCTTCGAACTGTGGACCGGGCAAAAGCCCTCAGAGGAAGCGATGCGGCACGCCCTCGTGGCTGCGCTTGCGTAA